The nucleotide sequence tcatcatatgaacctaatctccatcaaattgtcctttgtgtgtgaccctataggttcttgtaacgttgccaatgcttctaaactcatttagaagcataagtaatgagcggtatctagcaacacatcattactacccaagttacaagaatgttgagatccaacatcaccttgtgacaactaattgtgactcacaaaatatgacaactgtcgatctatccttgacacctagattgatcaatgtgaggcatagaccgtgtcatcctctaatcaatctaaatcttgaactccaagtagactcactcaatcaaatgagctcaatatctcatactgactcatttgggcatggacatgcacttagtggtctcactctatcaagaatatcgatgtctctcccgtcatataggagggatagatctcatctacgtcactcacatccctccgcaaaatttgttacatacccagtaatcgccttatagtccacccagttacaggtgacgtttgacgaagtcaaagtacgtaactccttatttagggaaccatggtgacttcaggtccaatgactagtagtcatactaatagccacatgagaaagtatatgacactcatataacgatccatgatactatcTCAtagcgggttattcagtatacattctctaatgcatacccatgtgtcaacttgatatctctatatctatgacttgtgagatcaagtcatcgagttgacctacatactagtctcgtcgcattaacattgtccctgaatgttaatacttgactaggaatgattaggagtagtgttccctatatcatctaactatcgattcaactaatcgattgatataggtaagaaccttctactcaaggacgttattatacttagttatttggcaccaatacaagtaagtataataaccaaaaccaaatgtctttatttatatacaagaatatgatacaacgagtccatacaacaatcatcaaatgattgtctctagggctctaactaacagaacgtaagcctcacaaccccaaatcctcataaaagacacctgggcatctctcccagtccatatcctatatggtgtctttattacagccttggatggaactcggttgagtatgaatgTTTCTGtatccagagcatagccccaaagtgatgtagcactacaagaatttttgcattcaacaacacccaatagacaacgctttttaataaaaacgttgtcgttctttgttttacaacgcttttagtgaaaagcgttgtctatggtatttactttttactaaagacaacggtttttaatgaagtgttgtctttagtgttgttgtttatggtcaaagacaacattttttttaaaaaacgttttttaaagtgttgtgtatgtttcccctaaactcacttaaaataaattcgcagccctcgctttgctaaactctaaacccttaacgcgcgcgcgccttctcctcaccactcctctccacgagtgccttctcctctccttctcctctccacgagtgccttctcctctccttctcctctccacgagcgccttctcctctccactcctctccacgagcgccttctcctctccacgagcgccttctcctctccttgccgcgtgatctcctctgaaccctaatctcgatccaaactcctcacgcaaaactcctcacgctggcccaactcctccaagtcgagatccctaatctcgcatttccccatctcctcaatcaaagtcagcttacccttcctaatcttctcacggctcctcaactcctctgaacccttcgatcttagttccttcctcgcagagcagattcgagagtaggaggaacggaagaaagaaaggtaaaattacCGGCGCCAGGAACGGAGGCCGCGCCACCTCTGGCAAAAGCTCCCATTTCACCCCATCGAAGAAAGGGTGCGCCTTCACCTCCTCCACACCCCCACTAAACCCTAATCTCCTCTCCGGGTCCTTGACCACGAGCCGCTCGATAATGTCAGTGAGATCGGTGCGCCGCCGGCCTGGGAACATTGGCGGCAGCGTAAGAATGTTGCGCAACGTCTCCTTCCTGTTCCGCCCCCGGAAGGGCGTCTGTCCGTATGCCATTTCGTACGCCAGGATCCCAAGCGCCCACCAGTCCACCGCGAAGCCGTGCCCTTCGCCGCGCACCACTTCCGGCGCCACGTACTCCTCCGTCCCCACGAACGAGAACGACCGCTCGTCGTCACCACCGGATCCTTCTCTGGATTTCGAGATGGACGAGGAACTCGTCCTACGGCGACTCGCCGGGGAGACTCTCGCCGACCTCCCTTTCTTGATCTGGTCGTCCGCGGCGCCGAAGGAGAACACGCGTGTGAGTTTCCTCCGGGGGGCGTGGCTGTGGTTGTCGGAGGGAAGTGGAGGAGGAAGGGAGGAGTGGGTGGTCGATCTGGCAGGGAGGTGGCGGGAGAGATCGAAATCGGCGAGCATAATATGGCCGGATGAACGGAGGAGGACGTTCTCTGGCTTGAGGTCGCGGTAGGCGACGCGCATGGAGTGGAGGTGGGCGAGAGCGGTGACGATTTCCGAGAGGTAGAAGCGGATCGCGTCCGCGGAGAACGCCTCCTCGTTGGAAGGAGAAAGGGAGCGGCGGAGGGCGTGGAGGTCGCCGCCGGGGCAGAAGGGGATCGCCCAAGCGAGGAGGTCCGGCGTCTCGACGGAGCCAAGGAGGGAAGGGAGAAACGGGTGGTGGTGATCACCGGGAGCGGCTGAGAGGCGGGACAATAGGGATAGCTCCCAGCGGGCGCGGCGGGCGAAGAGCGTGGGGAGGCGACTGCCGGGTGCGGCGCTGACGAGGAAGACCGAGGCCATGGCTCCACGGCCCAGGACGCGAACCGCCCTGATCTGGTTCAAATCCAACACCACCTCCTCATCCATTTGAATTTGGATCAACCAACCTATACAATGCAGGTAACGTGTTTGAGTGTTTGCCTCAATGGTCTCTGTTTCCACATCTCGCTcgattcttgttcttcttgaagCAGCTCAAGCGCTCAAGCTCCGTGTGTTCCTCTCACCCAAAAATTGAGGTCTGCAAACAgtaagtggaggcaatacaagacccatctcacccaaaaatttattttaagcaggcgtgacaaacctgaggagttgaatgagccacctgttggctttgaaattacaagaggagattggcgtgcgtttgtcaagtcgcatttctgaagatttcattgtaagattttaaattttttcttttaaaactattcgatcataattcattatgtattattcaaatttgatatgtcgcatgtttgaaataactagaaactcagtgatcaacaaaaagagcgaaggaaaaaaaatagatatcctcatcgactctcacgcaaagggtatgcacgctttgctgaagaaattgtaagtatttttaaaatatatttcctctaagaaccctctaattgattcacattaaattatttcacatttgttatttgatttttctttgttgtaggggactgaattatgtgatgataatgacatcaatagagctattatgtggaagaaaggacgcgccaacaaaggaggagagtttgaaggtgaagatttggtggacacagtacacaagattgtaagtaaattttcatgttcttctgataatgacttcaatatatcttctagttttcgagagtaaagttgcatgcatgcataccctttgcgtgaggaagccaaggcaagcagtgcaatgaggagtttaacagccattccttgcatagcttgaattctcagtactagagcatgtattgaggaagtaaatggtgaatgaatgcattgagagcttagaggtgacgagtttatatagaacagatgtggatttactaggtatctaggtttgaaatgttcttacttggagaagagatcaagtcgaaaagtctattacatgcagtggtttccttttgctgcaatcaattaatggtgaatgcattgagaacttagaggtgatagctagagtttctatagaacagatgcagataaatcaaccaggtttgaaacgttcttgACCTTGTATCTAGGTTTCTAtagcatgctctagatggaggaaaatgtatatcaatgtgcttagataatgaagtgtttgatgaagattgtgaactttttcttgaccttgaggacatcaattctttgtatcatttggagtcaatttcaggaaatttgatcgttgcctacatatggtaagtaagtttatttaagcaatttcagcaactttttcatcacatgtttgcttcccaattttagcaacttattatggtttattgttacaatttcaccaacttattatgagtgatcattattttttaatccacatgattgttttgtatctaaattttattatttagtatctaaatattattttctcagttgcaactgcattgctttacttatgctgggaaattactgcattgctttatgtttgctgggaaattctaatatctagcaagacagaaaatccctgatttgaactgcaagaagtttactaatattgttgtgtgaacaagtttactcttgaaaaattcaacttctagtaattttctcataccatgttattctcattaagttaatagttcatcatttctattgagaggtttactaatatcaattgatgtggtacactttacataaatatagctcattcattttcaaccggcccttaatgtttgccttctgccatttgttcttctagacaggaagtactttgctcatatcttttttcttgtatatttttaagtatcttaaatgtgcttgtcctcaagaaataaaagaatttgcatgtatacatttctggtatgtttaatatgcaagactgttcatagtaagttctcatgtatggatgttactatcatcagccataacttagtgttatgagtgatcattattttttccaacttattatgagtgttttgtatctaaattttattatttagtatctaaatatttttttctttgcaatgataggtgtctgtataaaaagatggtgaaagataccaagacaaagaaattcagatttatgaatcctcacaaactcccatatctggcaaaaacggcacaagacaaatcagttaagcttgaaaccctgaatcaaagggcaactcttttagcagataagctgacaagtgcatcaacagatcaactagtgttagtgccatgtaatgtcgggtaagcaagaagtaaaacatcactttcaattgcttcctttcgataatttattcaattttatgatctaatcctatgtatttgcctagtttccattggaatcttagtgttattgaaccttacaaggatgctatttacttgctggattccctaagttgccgcattcgcgatgatgattcaaaatacgtaatggaaatgtgagttcagatttcttttagtaaatatttattataataaaaatcttatttaacaaatattcttaacgtatgaagggccttaaaattgtttaattcaaccaagggaaggaaaggtaggaaaaatgttaagtgggaagtagttaaggtatgtgtacttttgtttaacatatattgtaatgtgtataattttcattaacaatttgactctaattactatatataggctcctcaacaaccggatgcgaaacaatgtggtttttttgtgatgcgatttatgagagaaattattgaagaagttgagactattgagagagattcgctgcaatcaatagtaacattatttagcttatctcaaattatttgacataaactatttaaaattgcaaagtgatcagtattgattattttttccattaacataaattgtgtatgctcacagttcacaaaaatagggtactctcgtgaacaaattgatgaggttcggtccgagttggcggagtacatacaagatcatatttatgaataggtatggaatgatagttgccataattctatttagatttaagttcatggaatggtggttttttttggtggaatcatagttaatgccaatttttttgatgcagtgcatagttaccagatcgaccttgagcagttgaccccaaagaaaagttgtcactgaagtttaaaaacttgtgaaaatttttagtgaatgatgatgttttgtgaatgatgatgttttggaaaaattgtcacttaggtgaaaggatgttttctggattaatatgcaagtacaaagcactgtattatatgttattctgtaaagttctgtcagtgtaaattatctagtttctttatctagcttttgttccactattgggtttgtttttctaataattactcgtgcagcaaaatattgagcaagaagctgtagatcttataatcaggtaaagtagaaaaagttaactacttcattatgctttcatcttagtatttgtatatttgatttatcttctttgaaccagcttcaagtcaaaaagccagatcctctagatagctgttaaaaataaggtattatttggtttgtcagtgatcttaatatttggtaatatttggtcttaatttgatgctcacgacagagttccaacgctgcatgattaccttgttcaagcagattgctcgctgcctcagtagctcgcattttcaggtttgtttcatcattgatattccttctttttagtgttctatattaaaaggaaatactaactgtcgatgagattgttatcctcttgcttgaacatgaaccaaagtatataaatttgaccttttgatctgaaagtataaaaaaaagttaattggatactagttttttatttttttttttgcagttgcatttgttatattttcatatgtttctcagtgaacttctaaacaattcttttttcattaatttattaaggcttattataagtttcagtttgatggtgcaaattgttttcttttgtaatccatctgtttcttctttggtttagggaagttgaagtgaatcccttgatagctgtttcataggtttgttccattattttccagtacgtactggaatcactatcaatagccctcaaggactgtttacaaccttgcaatcaaattaattggacttataatctaatgtatggtcatctggagcatgaatattggaggattcatgaatgactcttcggatgatgaatgtatgtcatttaatattggttcatgtatttatttagatacatcttgagtattcctataaataccctatgtatttaacaattcaaagatgaagaaaatcagaagtagttgaacactaacacttggacgccaacatttttgagttggcgcctagatttgaccatctaacagacacggctaaaggatcaacttctatgaacacccttaataacttatacagatatttgtgaacaattaggttggtggctatcatttatcctccctttttgttgttttttccatgtacccaatgcagctttcatttcaaaggttccaagctgatgaacaaggatgggtggacacaatcaagtcagtgcgatttggaggagctgtcaggattagtaccatggattggcttgggcaatctcaatatttgcgtcaaactgtcttctggccttccctatcatctgcagtatctgaggtatactatgcacatttaccgtgaattttccttattgagcttgggctagtgacggttacgaatgtattttatttcaagaaccgtataagcaagtgttcgtgcatctagttttataacaatgcacttcgtatctttgatctaaaaagcttctgaaacaagtcatcttctccaagcatgccctggtcaacatgctagtcacctactggagtcatttcctcgatggcacggatgaatacctgaaatccatcctctactccaccattctttgccactcctcaagccgaaacaactgcaaaggtagagtcaacatcaagtattacattgtgcctggctacaagaagaccggggccgcaaaatccaataaagacaggtcaaacatcaagtagcattttgtaacttattcctcttaggttatatgcttggttaatatatatgcttagaacttgtaaagacaggtcaaacattaatatgcttggttaatatatccatctacagcactcccgctttttcctctaaatatgattttcatttagcatagaactaatgccaatttttttattttgatgcaatgtttaaagagcttgagtagaagttggccctaaagaaaacttgtcagttacgatataaacacacttacggtatgaattacatgtatatataacattgacatattatttagtacgagatttacatgtatgaaagttttcatacaaaatttcttgattgcctacaaccccaggtgtgctgatgacaagttgaagaagatggctctaagagtgatagctgaaagcctttcagaagaagagattgctggacttaaagaagcaattccatgcgatggacaccaataACAGcagttagtcaatgatgaggttttgtaaaacttgtgtgtttgaaaaattattgtcatgaagttaaggataacttgtatgatacaaatttaatttgtggatcaatatgtatacattttgtttgtataatataaagttttatttatttgttaaatagtcttattataaaaatgattgtggttgtggatattcaattatatgtaaattttgagtattttttataatttttgctatttaattaagaaaaacactattttttataaatttaaaaagacaacgtttttaagtaataaaagacaacgcttaaaaaacaatgtctttgagaccaaccacaacgcttttaaagcgttgtctttgatatgtgcatttttacaacagcatctttaacaacgctttttaagaacgaatagacaacgcttaaaaagcgttgtctttgtgaccaaccacaacgcttttaaagcgttgtctttgatatgtgcatttttacaacagcatctataacaacgctttttaagaacgaaaagacaacgcttaaaaagcgttgtctttgtgaccaaccacaacgcttttaaagcgttgtctttgatatgactttctacaacaccatctacaacatcactttttaagtacatacgacaacgccaaaaaagcgttgttgtttagcttttttcttgtagtgtaggaagatctgtgtgactcatcatagaccctaccatatctaataaggtacgattccttctttcggatacaccattccactgtggtgttccaggaggagtgagttgagatagaatcctacacttagctagatagtcacgaaactcatggctaaggtattcaccacctcgatctgatcgaagtatcttaatacttttgtcaagctggttttgtacttcattcttgaattctttgaatttttcaaaggattcagacttatgtgtcatcaagtacacataatcatatctactgaagtcatcagtaaatgtaatgaagtacctataaccacctctagcagcgacattgaaagggtcacatacatccctatgtataagacctaacaagtcagtcgctctctcactgtgtccactaaagggaatcttggtcatcttgcctagtaggcatgactcgcatgtctcatatgattcaaaatcaaatgagtccagcaaaccatctttatgaagctgcgataagcgcttgtcatttatatgacctaagcgatagtgccagagataggtttggttcatgtcatttgacttgaacctcatggtacttatgttatagatagagctctcaaggtctagaatatagagtccgttcatcagaggtgcactacaatagaacatatcatttaaataaactgaacaacatttgttctttattataaatgaaaatcctttcttgttcaaacaagaaactgatataatgttcttagtcaaagcagacacataacaacaatcatccaactctaatacaagcccagagggcagaaatagaaagtaagtccctacagcaacagcagcaacccgtgctccattgcctattcgtaggtctatctcgcccttcgtcaatgctctgctatttctcagtgcttgtacattagtacaaatgtgagaagcacatccggtatctaatacccacgatgaagaaatagagaggttgacttctataacatgtatacctgaaatagaaatcttatttctattcttgttaagatcttccaggtatcctgtgcagttcctcttccagtgccctgcttgaccttgatacagttgacgaagatgttcaaccatatcataagcacccatcaactcgtgttgcttctgaagcttagagttcatggttacgagcatgagacatgacacatctaatgtgtcatcttgatgcttcttgtaagcatctcggtcagcttgcgtggcagtggtaggaggtgccttcggaatgggctgctctagaacgtacagtttacattcttgtgtgagaacaattcttagATTCtcataccagtccaggaaattagctccattgagcttgtccttcttaaggatagaacgcagggagaaagagttcgtatttgacgtcatggcaatctacaacagaaattaaagcagaaagtaaatatcatattccttttatcatttaattaggcctttaactaaataatgctcccactgaattctataattcatgtgggacaagatccacatcatactataccctgagttagctttggctaaatcgcccaggacttagtatgatcggtaggtaactaattaccaattacatctctttgcaactcttgtttataggatcaagatccatatttatattaaaactcgagttagctttggctaatacgcccaagagttaatataaacgtgattttgtcctatcttccaactattggataaatgcctacagttaaacttgatttaactagttatactcaatctaattgagttttactcacccatgcgttgataggcgggaccaagattgtccctccgtacccaaccaagataatatgtgttgctctgctttggcagattcaacaactacatgtgacCGAGGTAGTGATatgtatcacgacatggtaggcattacgagttgacgcgatttagatctaatctaatcgacgatgtgtatcatatactcgatttagatctaatctaatcgtggaggtacatcatgtgcgcgacttagatctaatctaatcgtcgagatgTATCATATATGTGATTGAtcgaatctaatcgttaaggcgctaattaattacttattctagcatgcatcacatatacacacacaagcaattaattaaatattttgtgattagtcatggccctactacgatcttctcaagccaatgagaagatcggatggtcaatctaaggtcaacagcttctcaagctccttcctttgatcaccttgtgttgctcgtgccctcctcgtaactccgtctcgagtggaccttccaccgctccaattttgtacattacaattttgaaactcgagttacattcgagtctaaactaatttacaacaagaataaataaatagaagggcacgacgcgcaagttgcgaatcaagtacaacacgcacaaaacacaaaatggcacgcaggccatattatgaattacaacacaattttccaatccaattgggtcttttgggccatgactatcataaaataatccataattctaaattatgtattttctataattttctgtaattttactacaattttttataatttttatgagtaaaattcccggcggtcccatttagcgattttcgagcgcaatcgcggaacaaatccccttgcggggacaggggcagtacccctacccgcgatataaccatcgtgaatgttccttagtgatcctacagcgccttagcccgctgtcccaaaacgttttGAGGCGAAACCTttccgtttcagaaaaatcttctcggtagtcgaagcctacaagtgtagaaacacttgtgcttcgcttctacgagaaaaatacccataaaaacaataaaattacagaaagttacagaactgatatttttcttaaaaatacaaattaaactcgtacaagacttcgcacgtggctctgatactactgttggaaatttcgggccgcaaaaaccgcctttttgcgttgcagaaaccacgaaccccaagccaccggatccgtgcgaagataaaattttcgaaaaacattatgagtacgagtttcttacgctagttctaaactagacctacaaggagaaggaatttaccctcgatgcgatgcccttcgcaatcccgctcgtccaacagttcgtcggatctcgagatcgtcaagtgtacgatcctctaaaagtatccacacgaacaaactaggtggagaagaccaaacaaaggtgtgctagcaccttaggttgttcggccaagaaggaggagagggagaggagaatgagagcaaagaagaagatgagttgaataaGCCTTGAATTGCATTCGCATGCAAttcaaatgtggccggccacttaatggagttctaacctccattctcatttaatgtggccattaaagaggagatttgtaacctccatgaggtggcacacacatgtgctagccttgatgatgtggcacatcatcattggtcctccTAATGCccactcacaaatgaggtggcaaatggtcaagtcaaacttgacctttcatcttccttctcaagtcaagtcaaacttgaccaaatctctctcatggttgaactagtctaaccatttgattcaaaccaacttaatataatgaatctaattcatttaattaaattgattcaatgagttataatctaaattagactcattgaacacataaatcaacttgagtccaactcaattagcctaatttggattactcttaatccaatttgattcatcacatgaatctaattcttttggttcatcatatgaacctaatctccatctaattgtactttgtgtgtgaccctataggttcttgtaacgttggcaatgctcctaaactcatttagaagcataagtaatgagcggtatctagcaacacatcattactacccaaattacaagaatgttgagatccaacatcaccttgtgactactaattgtgactcctcacaatatatgacattgtccttctatcctagacatctagattgatcaatgtgaggcatagaccgtgtcatcctctaatcaatctaaatcttgaactccaagtagactcactcgatcaaatgagctcaacatctcatattgactcatttggcatggccatgcacttcgtggtctcactctatcaagaatatcgatatcgctcccgtcatataggagggatagatctcatctagaacacacatccctctgcataatttgttacatacccagtaatcgcctttatagtccacccagttacgggtgacgtttgacgaaaccaaagtacataactccttatgtaggaaaccatggtgacttcaggtctaaggactaatagtcatactaatagtcacatgagaaagtatatgacactcatataacaatccatgatactttctcatgtcgggtcattcagtatacattctccaatgcatacccatgtgtcaacttgatatctttatatccatgacttgtgagatcaagtcatcgagttgacctacatgctagtcttattgcattaacattgtccctgaatgttaatactcgactaggaatgattaagagtagtgttccctatatcatctcactatcgattcaaccaatcgattgatataggtaagaaccttct is from Zingiber officinale cultivar Zhangliang chromosome 7B, Zo_v1.1, whole genome shotgun sequence and encodes:
- the LOC122004341 gene encoding serine/threonine-protein kinase UCN-like → MDEEVVLDLNQIRAVRVLGRGAMASVFLVSAAPGSRLPTLFARRARWELSLLSRLSAAPGDHHHPFLPSLLGSVETPDLLAWAIPFCPGGDLHALRRSLSPSNEEAFSADAIRFYLSEIVTALAHLHSMRVAYRDLKPENVLLRSSGHIMLADFDLSRHLPARSTTHSSLPPPLPSDNHSHAPRRKLTRVFSFGAADDQIKKGRSARVSPASRRRTSSSSISKSREGSGGDDERSFSFVGTEEYVAPEVVRGEGHGFAVDWWALGILAYEMAYGQTPFRGRNRKETLRNILTLPPMFPGRRRTDLTDIIERLVVKDPERRLGFSGGVEEVKAHPFFDGVKWELLPEVARPPFLAPVILPFFLPFLLLSNLLCEEGTKIEGFRGVEERLDAKQSPAVFYTRPGFVCREGKCWGSATQTRPCKESRGER